In Octopus bimaculoides isolate UCB-OBI-ISO-001 chromosome 5, ASM119413v2, whole genome shotgun sequence, a genomic segment contains:
- the LOC106874951 gene encoding protein TBATA isoform X3, whose protein sequence is MNPFVELSLPNVSSPRGLLLNYDSSSRPPESRGGYRFGQLSKNSFFTRHNPHPKRVKHIKGLLDVPICTVLDWDIPPISPRKDSGYKNEVSLSFISDTERFKRLRHFYKEKVLPNYGPLALMEDWNDEFHNFTNQLGLTLQNTNVKSQFPNKAKDRKSHSSGCVYSSETGRLIPPPSRAISKHRMHTGQRELLANPALGIVDQQELENTVLTILCQILQTSDMEAIQGWLICASDKEKNLVSNLIKAAVLSQTNNSVNVQNVNGREHHQITTLPPIRENTAVKDITFSNNINQENRKKSSKVDRLILESPTEPEGKAAGNQNFHNSVSNRPSTDTKINESDKLKDHCCNEGMRRSVEKYISRDEILNWKPKEQ, encoded by the exons ATGAATCCTTTTGTAGAGTTAAGTCTGCCAAACGTTTCTTCACCTCGTGGACTGCTACTTAACTATGATTCTTCAAGCAGACCACCAGAATCCCGAGGAGGTTATCGTTTTGGACAGCTTAGCAAGAATTCGTTTTTTACCCGACACAACCCACATCCAAAAAGAGTTAAACATATAAAAG GTTTGCTAGATGTACCAATATGTACAGTACTTGATTGGGACATACCTCCTATTTCTCCCAGAAAGGATTCAGGATATAAAAATGAAGTGtctctttcttttatatctgACACCGAGCGATTCAAAAGACTAAGACATTTTTACAAAGAGAAAGTATTACCCAACTATGGACCAT TAGCCTTAATGGAGGATTGGAACGATGAATTCCACAACTTTACAAACCAGCTAGGACTTACATTACAGAATACAAATGTAAAAAGTCAATTTCCTAACAAAGCAAAGGACAGAAAATCTCATTCAAGTGGTTGTGTGTATTCTTCAGAAACCGGTCGTTTAATTCCGCCTCCATCTAGAGCGATCTCAAAACATCGGATGCATACTGGACAAAGAGAATTATTAGCCAATCCAGCACTAGGTATAGTTGACCAACAAGAATTAGAAAACACT GTATTAACTATATTATGTCAGATTCTTCAGACCAGTGATATGGAGGCTATTCAAGGATGGTTAATATGTGCCAGTGATAAAG AAAAAAATTTGGTGAGCAACTTGATAAAAGCAGCTGTTCTTAGCCAAACGAATAACAGTGTTAATGTTCAAAATGTGAATGGCAGAGAGCATCACCAAATAACAACTCTGCCACCTATAAGAGAGAACACAGCAGTTAAGGATATAACCTTTTCCAATAATATTAAtcaagaaaacaggaaaaaatcttCAAAAGTAGACAG GTTAATTCTTGAAAGTCCAACTGAACCTGAAGGAAAAGCAGCAGGAAACCAGAATTTTCATAATTCAGTGTCAAATAGACCTTcaacagacacaaaaataaatgaaagtgataAATTAAAAGATCATtgct GCAATGAAGGAATGAGAAGAtcagtagaaaaatatatatcgagAGATGAAATTTTGAACTGGAAACCCAAggagcaataa
- the LOC106874951 gene encoding protein TBATA isoform X1, translating to MSLANRMNPFVELSLPNVSSPRGLLLNYDSSSRPPESRGGYRFGQLSKNSFFTRHNPHPKRVKHIKGLLDVPICTVLDWDIPPISPRKDSGYKNEVSLSFISDTERFKRLRHFYKEKVLPNYGPLALMEDWNDEFHNFTNQLGLTLQNTNVKSQFPNKAKDRKSHSSGCVYSSETGRLIPPPSRAISKHRMHTGQRELLANPALGIVDQQELENTVLTILCQILQTSDMEAIQGWLICASDKEKNLVSNLIKAAVLSQTNNSVNVQNVNGREHHQITTLPPIRENTAVKDITFSNNINQENRKKSSKVDRLILESPTEPEGKAAGNQNFHNSVSNRPSTDTKINESDKLKDHCCNEGMRRSVEKYISRDEILNWKPKEQ from the exons ATGAGTCTTGCCAACAG AATGAATCCTTTTGTAGAGTTAAGTCTGCCAAACGTTTCTTCACCTCGTGGACTGCTACTTAACTATGATTCTTCAAGCAGACCACCAGAATCCCGAGGAGGTTATCGTTTTGGACAGCTTAGCAAGAATTCGTTTTTTACCCGACACAACCCACATCCAAAAAGAGTTAAACATATAAAAG GTTTGCTAGATGTACCAATATGTACAGTACTTGATTGGGACATACCTCCTATTTCTCCCAGAAAGGATTCAGGATATAAAAATGAAGTGtctctttcttttatatctgACACCGAGCGATTCAAAAGACTAAGACATTTTTACAAAGAGAAAGTATTACCCAACTATGGACCAT TAGCCTTAATGGAGGATTGGAACGATGAATTCCACAACTTTACAAACCAGCTAGGACTTACATTACAGAATACAAATGTAAAAAGTCAATTTCCTAACAAAGCAAAGGACAGAAAATCTCATTCAAGTGGTTGTGTGTATTCTTCAGAAACCGGTCGTTTAATTCCGCCTCCATCTAGAGCGATCTCAAAACATCGGATGCATACTGGACAAAGAGAATTATTAGCCAATCCAGCACTAGGTATAGTTGACCAACAAGAATTAGAAAACACT GTATTAACTATATTATGTCAGATTCTTCAGACCAGTGATATGGAGGCTATTCAAGGATGGTTAATATGTGCCAGTGATAAAG AAAAAAATTTGGTGAGCAACTTGATAAAAGCAGCTGTTCTTAGCCAAACGAATAACAGTGTTAATGTTCAAAATGTGAATGGCAGAGAGCATCACCAAATAACAACTCTGCCACCTATAAGAGAGAACACAGCAGTTAAGGATATAACCTTTTCCAATAATATTAAtcaagaaaacaggaaaaaatcttCAAAAGTAGACAG GTTAATTCTTGAAAGTCCAACTGAACCTGAAGGAAAAGCAGCAGGAAACCAGAATTTTCATAATTCAGTGTCAAATAGACCTTcaacagacacaaaaataaatgaaagtgataAATTAAAAGATCATtgct GCAATGAAGGAATGAGAAGAtcagtagaaaaatatatatcgagAGATGAAATTTTGAACTGGAAACCCAAggagcaataa
- the LOC106874951 gene encoding protein TBATA isoform X2: MRMNPFVELSLPNVSSPRGLLLNYDSSSRPPESRGGYRFGQLSKNSFFTRHNPHPKRVKHIKGLLDVPICTVLDWDIPPISPRKDSGYKNEVSLSFISDTERFKRLRHFYKEKVLPNYGPLALMEDWNDEFHNFTNQLGLTLQNTNVKSQFPNKAKDRKSHSSGCVYSSETGRLIPPPSRAISKHRMHTGQRELLANPALGIVDQQELENTVLTILCQILQTSDMEAIQGWLICASDKEKNLVSNLIKAAVLSQTNNSVNVQNVNGREHHQITTLPPIRENTAVKDITFSNNINQENRKKSSKVDRLILESPTEPEGKAAGNQNFHNSVSNRPSTDTKINESDKLKDHCCNEGMRRSVEKYISRDEILNWKPKEQ; encoded by the exons atgag AATGAATCCTTTTGTAGAGTTAAGTCTGCCAAACGTTTCTTCACCTCGTGGACTGCTACTTAACTATGATTCTTCAAGCAGACCACCAGAATCCCGAGGAGGTTATCGTTTTGGACAGCTTAGCAAGAATTCGTTTTTTACCCGACACAACCCACATCCAAAAAGAGTTAAACATATAAAAG GTTTGCTAGATGTACCAATATGTACAGTACTTGATTGGGACATACCTCCTATTTCTCCCAGAAAGGATTCAGGATATAAAAATGAAGTGtctctttcttttatatctgACACCGAGCGATTCAAAAGACTAAGACATTTTTACAAAGAGAAAGTATTACCCAACTATGGACCAT TAGCCTTAATGGAGGATTGGAACGATGAATTCCACAACTTTACAAACCAGCTAGGACTTACATTACAGAATACAAATGTAAAAAGTCAATTTCCTAACAAAGCAAAGGACAGAAAATCTCATTCAAGTGGTTGTGTGTATTCTTCAGAAACCGGTCGTTTAATTCCGCCTCCATCTAGAGCGATCTCAAAACATCGGATGCATACTGGACAAAGAGAATTATTAGCCAATCCAGCACTAGGTATAGTTGACCAACAAGAATTAGAAAACACT GTATTAACTATATTATGTCAGATTCTTCAGACCAGTGATATGGAGGCTATTCAAGGATGGTTAATATGTGCCAGTGATAAAG AAAAAAATTTGGTGAGCAACTTGATAAAAGCAGCTGTTCTTAGCCAAACGAATAACAGTGTTAATGTTCAAAATGTGAATGGCAGAGAGCATCACCAAATAACAACTCTGCCACCTATAAGAGAGAACACAGCAGTTAAGGATATAACCTTTTCCAATAATATTAAtcaagaaaacaggaaaaaatcttCAAAAGTAGACAG GTTAATTCTTGAAAGTCCAACTGAACCTGAAGGAAAAGCAGCAGGAAACCAGAATTTTCATAATTCAGTGTCAAATAGACCTTcaacagacacaaaaataaatgaaagtgataAATTAAAAGATCATtgct GCAATGAAGGAATGAGAAGAtcagtagaaaaatatatatcgagAGATGAAATTTTGAACTGGAAACCCAAggagcaataa